Proteins from a genomic interval of Diospyros lotus cultivar Yz01 chromosome 6, ASM1463336v1, whole genome shotgun sequence:
- the LOC127803319 gene encoding exocyst complex component EXO70B1-like, translated as MEAEKDNHLPETTNVDASKDDPAPQDDPNHHDQPPNNDADDAAAAAAPKDDDSATSPPLTPTEADQPKPGITTDQLDNINTDPDFAAGAVPDPDGQESPPPPSPPDSRELCQRIDDFISALSATKPDAPSSTLPDVPEIMKEFAFLVEAKIANFDSSDNPMKWAQLSAEDSSSFLEDAGRLTNLKISLSAFSSEPKYAASINRIGDIHQRAMSYLEDEFRSLLEDPTLPPDSDDINDNNDIDSKTSNEADQSTPQQEPESTGDDNFLGYSDDALSNLNRIAKTMISGGYEMECILVYIRARRAMLEETLHTQGFEKFSMDDVQKMQWELLEREIDSWNKTLKHFAAVIFPRERKLLEAVLSDDKAAIKDIFGGLSQSIMIQLLNFAEAVAMTKRSQEKLFKFLDLYETLREVSPSSLDNFFSVENGNELKTEASLTRTRLGEAMVCIFAEMENSIKRDTGRTPVPGGAVHPLTRYTMNYLTYACEYHATLEQVFREHQKIERAYSGAGSDYDYNNAAPDAQINHNNNNEQNHETTQSSPFCLQIRKVMDLLDAYLETRSKLYKDAALSSIFMMNNGRYILQKIKGSPEMNDMMGVVWCRKRSSDMRQYHNTYKRETWGRLLNSLSQEGLNVHGKVVKPVLKERFKSFNALFDEIHRTQSNWVVKDEQLQSELRVSISLLVIPAYRTFLARYSPTFTPGRQTEKYVKYQPEDIEAHIDELFDGNANATPTPTGRRWG; from the coding sequence ATGGAGGCAGAGAAAGACAATCACCTTCCTGAAACTACCAACGTAGACGCTTCCAAAGACGACCCCGCCCCCCAAGACGACCCTAACCACCATGACCAACCCCCCAACAACGACGCTGATGATGCTGCTGCCGCTGCCGCCCCCAAAGACGACGATTCCGCAACCTCTCCACCCCTAACGCCCACTGAAGCCGATCAACCAAAACCAGGGATTACGACGGACCAGCTGGACAATATTAATACTGATCCAGACTTCGCCGCAGGCGCAGTCCCAGACCCAGACGGCCAAGAATCCCCTCCTCCACCTTCTCCGCCCGATTCCCGTGAACTCTGCCAACGGATCGATGATTTCATCTCTGCTTTGTCAGCCACGAAACCTGATGCCCCATCATCCACCCTCCCTGATGTTCCCGAAATCATGAAAGAGTTCGCCTTTCTTGTTGAGGCAAAGATCGCCAACTTTGATTCATCCGACAACCCCATGAAATGGGCTCAGCTGTCGGCCGAGGATTCTTCCTCATTTCTGGAAGATGCCGGGAGACTCACGAATCTCAAGATCTCCCTCTCTGCATTCTCATCAGAACCCAAGTACGCCGCGTCCATCAATCGCATCGGTGATATTCACCAACGAGCCATGTCCTACTTGGAAGATGAGTTCAGGTCGCTTCTCGAAGATCCAACGCTTCCGCCCGATTCGGATGACATTAATGACAACAACGATATTGATTCCAAGACTAGTAACGAAGCTGATCAATCTACACCGCAGCAGGAGCCCGAATCCACAGGAGACGACAATTTTCTGGGCTACTCGGACGATGCTTTATCGAATTTGAATAGAATCGCCAAGACCATGATATCGGGGGGTTACGAGATGGAATGTATTCTTGTTTACATTAGAGCGAGAAGGGCAATGTTGGAAGAGACCTTGCACACCCAGGGTTTCGAGAAATTCAGCATGGATGATGTGCAGAAGATGCAATGGGAACTACTGGAGAGAGAGATCGATTCCTGGAACAAAACGTTGAAGCACTTCGCCGCCGTAATCTTCCCCCGAGAGCGGAAGCTCTTGGAGGCGGTCCTCTCCGACGACAAGGCAGCAATCAAGGACATCTTCGGTGGCCTCTCGCAAAGTATTATGATCCAGCTTCTCAACTTCGCGGAAGCTGTGGCAATGACGAAGCGTTCGCAGGAGAAGCTGTTCAAATTCCTGGACCTATATGAGACCTTGCGAGAGGTGAGTCCGAGCAGCTTGGATAACTTTTTCTCCGTAGAAAATGGGAATGAGCTCAAGACTGAAGCCTCCTTGACTCGCACCCGACTCGGGGAGGCCATGGTTTGCATTTTCGCAGAAATGGAGAACTCGATCAAGAGGGACACGGGGAGGACTCCGGTTCCTGGCGGTGCGGTACACCCCCTGACTCGCTACACCATGAATTACCTGACGTATGCGTGCGAGTACCACGCCACCCTTGAACAGGTATTCAGGGAGCACCAGAAGATCGAACGAGCCTACTCCGGAGCCGGCTCCGACTACGACTACAATAATGCAGCACCGGACGCACAGATTaatcacaacaacaacaacgaaCAGAATCATGAAACAACGCAGTCATCGCCATTTTGCTTGCAGATTAGAAAGGTGATGGATTTACTGGATGCTTACCTGGAGACAAGATCCAAGCTATACAAGGATGCAGCATTGAGCTCAATATTCATGATGAACAACGGAAGATACATTCTGCAGAAGATCAAGGGATCCCCTGAAATGAATGATATGATGGGGGTGGTTTGGTGCAGGAAGAGATCGTCGGATATGAGGCAGTACCACAATACCTACAAGCGGGAAACATGGGGTAGGCTTTTGAATTCCCTGAGCCAGGAGGGGTTGAACGTGCACGGGAAGGTGGTGAAGCCGGTGTTGAAAGAGAGGTTCAAGAGCTTCAACGCGCTGTTCGACGAGATACACAGGACGCAGAGCAATTGGGTGGTGAAAGACGAGCAGCTGCAGTCGGAGCTAAGGGTGTCGATATCGTTGCTGGTGATACCGGCTTACCGGACATTCTTGGCAAGGTACAGCCCGACATTCACCCCGGGGAGGCAAACAGAGAAGTACGTAAAATACCAGCCGGAAGACATAGAGGCCCATATCGACGAGTTGTTTGATGGGAATGCAAATGCAACGCCAACGCCCACGGGGAGAAGATGGGGTTGA